CTGGAGCCAACGGACAGGTGACCTGCACCCTGACTCCCCACGTTCCCTTCAAGCTGGTGTCCACCTTCAAGAATTACTATTCACTGGTGCTGGACAATGCCCTGGACCGTGAGAGCAAATCTGACTACCAGTTGGTGGTGACTGCGTGCGACAGAGGCTCTCCTTCTTTATCCACTACTGCCAGCGTGTCCGTGGAGGTGGCCGACGTGAACGACAACGCGCCGGCCTTCGCGCAGCCCGAGTACACGGTGTTCGTGAAGGAGAACAACCCGCCGGGCTGCCACATCTTCACGGTGTCGGCGCGGGACGCGGACGCGCAGGAGAACGCGCGGGTGTCGTACTCGCTGGTGGAGCGGCGGGTGGGCGAGCGCGCGCTGTCGAGCTACGTGTCGGTGCACGCGGAGAGCGGCAAGGTGTACGCGCTGCAGCCGCTGGACCACgaggagctggagctgctgcGGTTCCAGGTGAGCGCGCGCGACGCGGGCGTGCCGCCTCTGGGCAGCAACGTGACGCTGCAGGTGTTCGTGCTGGATGAGAATGACAACGCGCCAGCGCTGCTGGCGCCTCGGGCTGGCAGCACGTTTGCCGCTGTGACCGAAGTGGTGTCGCGGATGGTGGGCGCGGGCCACGTGGTGGCGAAGGTGCGCGCGGTGGACACGGACTCTGGCTACAACGCGTGGCTGTCGTATGAGCTGGAGCCGGCGGCGGGAAGCGCGCGCAGCCCGTTCCGCGTGGGGCTGTACACCGGCGAGATCAGCACGACGCGCGCCCTGGACGAGGCGGACGCGCCGCGCCAGCGCCTGCTTGTGCTGGTGAGGGACCACGGGGAGCCCGCGCTGACCGCCACGGCCACCGTGCTCGTGTCGCTGGTGGAGGGCGCCCAGGCACCAAAGGCTTCTTCTCGGGCGTCGGCGAGCGCTGTGGGCCCGGAGGCGGCGCTGGTGGATGTCAACGTGTACCTGATCATCGCCATCTGCGCGGTGTCCAGCCTGCTGGTGCTCACGCTGCTGCTGTACACGGCGCTGCGGTGCTCGGCGCCGCCCAGCGAGGGCGCGTGCGGGCCGGGCAAGCCCAGGCTGGTGTGCTCCAGCGCGGTGGGGAGCTGGTCACACTCGCAGCAGAGGCGGCAGAGGGTGTGCTCTGGGGAGGGCCCGCCCAAGGCCGACCTCATGGCCTTCAGCCCCAGCCTGCCACCCTCTCGAGAAGATTGTTTAAATCCTTCTAGCGAAGTAAGTCGTTGATATCAAAGTATATTCGTTTACTTAGAGCAGGTGGGTTTGGTCATAACTACACtctcctttcttatttttgtttatgttatcttttaaatcatcaaatgtctcctcttttctattttttttttagtcattttgtACTTTCGTGTATTTTCCCAACATTACTTTAATGAATGAAATTTGTAGATATAATGGAGGCCATGGATgactacattttaatattttcctttatctatCATTTTTCCTATTCTATGAATGGTTAGCCTTGAAAAAGAGTAGTATGTTAGATTACAAACTGGTCAGATGTTTCataactcaaatttatttttaaattggtaatAATTTCAAGATTACAGACAACTTTCGAGAATAGTAGAAAGAGTTCCTAGGTACATTTAACTGGATTCTCTAACTGTTCCTTGTGTATTGAAactgccctttttttttcctttttctccttttgagacaaagtctggctcttgctctcttgcctgtggctagagtgcagtggctgatgggacagttcactgcaacctcaaactcttgggttcaagggCTCCTTCTCTATCAGCCTTCCAAATACTTGAGACTACATGCACTCACTACCagctgggtattttttttttaattttattttttgtagagatgaggtctagctatttattgcccaggctgggctctaGACCTCACATGATCTTCCTGCCTGGagcttccaaagtgctaggattacaggcatgagccacagagcCTGGCCACAATAGCCTTTTTGATCACCATTCTAATGTCAGTATGATAAGATATTATAACAATATTATATTCCAGagattataacaataataaaaatgatactcTTTGGTTTAACATGAATAATTTTCTGTCATTGTTCACACAGTATTTATTTAAAGTTGGATTAGgcactatacttttttttttttttttttgagacagagttttgctctgccacctaggctagagtacagtggtgtgatcatagctcactgcaacatccaactcctgggctcaatctttctgcctcagcctcctgagtagctgggactataggcacatgcctccatgcccagataattttttctagttttgttttttttaaagtagagatggggtctccctcttgttcacgctggtcttgaactcctgatcttaagcaatcctcctgcctcagcctcccagagtgttaggattagagATGAGCCACTGGGCACTGGCCTGTATGactattatttacataaattgtaataaaataatttcttaatttaaaaatatttaaatatcacctGAATCAAGATGTGTCTTATAATTTAAGGCTTAACGATaatttgtttggttgtttttctttcttggtggTACATAAATAATGGTATATCTTACAATCAATGGCATTTTTggattcaaaaattataaaatacttactGATTCCTATTATTTTTCAGGCCCCAGCCTAAGATCCTTAATTTCATTATCTCGTTTGATTATCAAATGAGTCTACTGGTGCTGGTATGAtaattatcatccccattttatagatgagaaatctaAAACTTAAGCCACATAGATAATGAGAAGTGGCTCAAACCCAATTTTGCAGGATCTCAAGCCCATCATTGTAGATCACTATGCTGTACCTATTACCAGGTGAatcttttaaagtacattttattttatttttatttttatttttttttttttatttttttttttttgagacagagtctcgctttgttgtccaggctagagtgagtgccgtggcgtcagcctagctcacagcaacctcaaactcctgggctcgagtgatccttctgcctcagcctcccaagtagctgggactacaggcatgtgccaccatgcccggctaattttttttatatatatatatatcagttggccaattgatttctttctatttatagtagagacagggtctcgctcttgctcaggctggttttgaactcctgaccttgagcaatccgcccgcctcggcctcccaagagctaggattacaggcgtgagccacagcgcccggcctaaagtacATTTTATGTCTTGtaacttttttctaaaaaatatccAGAGGCAGAAGCAAATAAAGCCTTACATCCCTCAGCCTGATAGTGAAGTCACTGAACTTTCCACCTTATGTCCACTCTCTCACACCTTGTTAGTTTAAGACCTGGAATATAGTATATGTTCAATcgatgatttaaaaataaatatcacacaGCAGGTGTTAagatcaaaaaaaataaaaaaataaaaataaataaaaataaatatatgatattcaAATGTATCCCCTGAGCAATCCCCTACATCTTAGCAGTGGGAGCGGTAAGCTCCAGAAATTAGGCAATTGTTTATTAAAGAGTGCCTTGAAGGATAGATAGCATTTTAACAGGAAGATATTACAGATGGAGAGATGAGTATAAAGTTATCATCAAAGTTTACTCTGGTAAATGTGTACTTGAAGGATTAGGGCAGGGGAGATTCTGAAGACaggaaaatttataaagaatctTTTATAACAATTTAGGTATTAGGTAATGGAGACTTAAATTATGACGGTAGAAAtgaactgggaaaaaatatacaaGAGGCACTGGCAAAATAGAAGCAGCCAGATAATTATGAACTCAAtacaaatgatagaaaaacaaaagtagatgACTCTTACTTTTTTAGTTTGGTCAACTGGGAGACTAAGATTGCCATTAACCAAGTTGCAGAACAAAGTTGGAGAGACAGTTTCTGTGTGTTTGTGCAGGTAAGGTAATAGTGAGGAACATGTAAGCAAATGCTGCTCTCAAGGTCCTAGGAGAATAACATTATAATTGGAAATACAGATCTAGAACTCAGAGGAGATTATTGATACAGTTTTAAGAGTACCTCCcttagggaaaaataaatccacagaAGGTGAAATCACCACAAGAgacattgaaaaatgaaaagcaatgaatTAGGTGGATAGACGTGTCAGTTcctgtggctgctataacaaatgactGCAAACTAACTggtataagataaaaaaaaagattattcggccaggcgcggtggctcacgcctataatcctagctctctgggaggccgaggcgagcggattgctcaaggtcaggagttcaaaaccagcctgagcaagagcgagaccccatctctactataaatagaaagaaattaattggccaactgatatatatatataaaaaattagccgggcatggtggtgcatgcctgtagtcccagctactcgggaggctgaggcagaaggatcgcctgagcccaggagtttgaggttgctgtgagctaggctgacgccatggcactcactctagcctggacaacaaagcgagactctgtctcaaaaaaaaaaagattattctctcatagttttggagaccagaagtccaaaatcatgGTGTTGGCAGGACTGTATTCCCTCTacaggctctaggggagaatctgttttttgtctttctacCTTCTGACTGTTGTcaacattccttggcttgtggctacaccactctaatctctgcctctgtgatCACACTGCCTTCTCCTTCTCTGAGtcttttcctctgtgtgtctgttttataAGGGTATGTGTGATTGCTCTTGGACTCATCTATCTAAATAATCCAGGGTAAACACCTCTTCtgaagatccttaacttaataaCATCATTTTccatataaagtaatatttacaTGTTCCAGGGATTAAGATGTGGGCATGACCTTTGGGGGACCACCATTCAACCTAATATAGTATGCTTGAAGTTATAGGGAGGATGGGCAACAGGCAGCTGAAATAAAACTCAAAGTGCAATATAATAAGTAAATGTTAGAAGTCAAAGGTAAAGGGAAGAAGATGAACAGAATAGGTTTTTCCCCCCAGAAGTAGCATGtttaaatttgtgtgtgtatatatatttatatatatatgtgtgtgtgtatatattatatttatttaaagatgttTAAGTATCTTTGTAGTGTGAAAGAAAGATGAAGGTAAAGAAGATACTAAAGATAAGATAAGCATCAAGAGAATGAAAGTGAAGGTGAAACATATGAAGGAGAATggaaaagaattaattttttaagagcaCAGGGTTGACCTTAAAAGTGGGGATAGCTTTCCCTAGAACTAGTAGGGAatgaaaaatagataatatagaGAAAATGATGAGAGAATAAGAGTGCTATTGAGTTCATGTTTGATGACCTCTCTCAGTGGAGAAATCATGTGAAAGTCAGTGGGAATGAGGTTGAGAATTTgataaaagagggaaaagaatatGCAAGAATCTCTGTAAGCAAAAGGGAAGAGGTAATTATGAATTCACTTGGCAGTCCAACTGAGGTAAAGATAAAAGTAAACTGGAGAATACAGTCATCATGGTTAAGGGACTTCTTTATACCGATCAACTCAATAGGAAGAACCGAGAAAATGAATAGTTAGGTTAACTGTGTGTTAGAGGCTAAAGAGAAGGTTAGAGGAATAATATAAGTAGGTGAGTGATTCTAGGGAGTTTGGAAGAGCATATTTTCAATGGTTGAGTATGTAGTCTAGTTTAGGTGGAGAAGTAAATGAAgcctgaaagaaaagaag
This window of the Microcebus murinus isolate Inina chromosome 21, M.murinus_Inina_mat1.0, whole genome shotgun sequence genome carries:
- the LOC109729751 gene encoding protocadherin alpha-12-like → MFIWRGGQRSRRLLLSLLLLAFWEAGSGQLHYSVPEEAKHGTFVGRVAQDLGLELAELVPRLFRVASKDRGDLLEVNLQNGILFVNSRIDREELCGRSAECSIHLEVIVDRPLQVFHVEVEVRDINDNSPEFRAREQKVLISESAPLDSRFPLEGASDADIGVNSLLTYVLSVNEHFVLRIIKKKDKSILPELVLRKLLDREETPEVNLLLMVIDGGKPELTGSVQIQIIILDVNDNAPEFDKPGYKVALFENVQNDTTVIQLNASDPDEGLNREISYGIRMISPVSEKCMFSINPDTGEIRIYGKLDFEENNAYEIQVIAIDKGIPSMAGHSMVLVEVLDLNDNVPEVVITSLSLPVQEDAQVGTVIALISVSDRDSGANGQVTCTLTPHVPFKLVSTFKNYYSLVLDNALDRESKSDYQLVVTACDRGSPSLSTTASVSVEVADVNDNAPAFAQPEYTVFVKENNPPGCHIFTVSARDADAQENARVSYSLVERRVGERALSSYVSVHAESGKVYALQPLDHEELELLRFQVSARDAGVPPLGSNVTLQVFVLDENDNAPALLAPRAGSTFAAVTEVVSRMVGAGHVVAKVRAVDTDSGYNAWLSYELEPAAGSARSPFRVGLYTGEISTTRALDEADAPRQRLLVLVRDHGEPALTATATVLVSLVEGAQAPKASSRASASAVGPEAALVDVNVYLIIAICAVSSLLVLTLLLYTALRCSAPPSEGACGPGKPRLVCSSAVGSWSHSQQRRQRVCSGEGPPKADLMAFSPSLPPSREDCLNPSSEVSR